atgtggggtgggggtgtgaaCACAGATCTCAATCTCCTTAAATATTAGTACCATTAAATGGTAAGCCAGTGTCTTTGTTCATACATTCCCCTTTAAGGATAGATGGTATCTTTTGACAAAATGCCTGAAgccatattaatataataaatataatccaTTAATTATGAAGATTAGGAATTACAATGTTTCAGCTTTTAATCATAGTTTAGACCCCAGGTTATTTTACTGTCAGTGTGTACTGTCTCTTGGGTTCTTATTTATGCCTTTTCTAAAATACATAGGATTAACTGCATGTGCTGTGGTTGTATTTATCATTTAGGTTTTTGCTAtgtataaaaatacttttaagtgCAGTCTTCAAAAGATCTAATTCCACCACTCAATTCAgcaatttatattgttttaaaagagaacactgatttttttttttttttcttaaaaaaaaaatacacttaaaataTCCACTTTTGGGGAGCACTTGGGCTGTACTATAAACTGCATGCAGCTTCTGCATAGCTGTTGTTTTAGAGCGGCATTATCTTAAAagcaaagacaaaaaagaaaataaataaagctttaacaGGTGCCTAAAACTGTACCGTACCTATATTAAATATAGTACCTAACAAAGCAACAATGCTTCATCGTCACTCATTTCACTTTTTACAGTTGCTTCCAAGCATGCATCAGGTATCTGAGCAGTATGAACCATACCACAGTGTTCACAAGGCCCATCCCTGCTAGGTGGCCTTGCTCTGTGTAATGAAGCAGCATGAGGGTGGAAAGGCCCCTGCCCATGTTGTTCTGAGGCAAGTTCGAGTAAAGGCCTAGAACAGTCGTTCAAGTCAATGTCTGAGGCTGCATCAGAAACAGGAATCAACAGTTCCACGTCGTCGTCTTCATCTCTTCCTCCGTTCCCATGATCAAGTTGTCGTAAAGGACTTTGGTTCTGGTTTGTTGAACATGATCTTCCGAGAGAAAAGCGTACCCAACGAAGACTTTGAGTCATACGGCTGAATGCATTGGTTAGTTGCTGTCTCCCTGGGCCGACAGTGGGTGGTTCGACAGTTCCAACTTCTCTTGTATTGCCTGTGTTGTTCCTGCTTGCCTGCTGAGCTGTTGCACTTTGGGACGGTGATACTGTAACCACTGCGGTCGCTGATGGGGTCTTTTGAGGCAGCAAAGCAGAGACTCCCCCGAATGCACCTGGGATGTCCCGCCTCTCGCTTTCTGCGTCAGTGTCGTCAGAATCAAGGGGGAGAAGACTTCTGTGTGCACCAGTCCTGTCAGGCTCTCTGGCTGTGCAGTTTTCAGCAGTGCCATCCTCTGCATCACCAGAGACTAAAGCCAGGGAACCAGAGCGTTGAGACCCGGTGAAACTGAAGAGGCGTCTCCATATGTTCCTGCTTCTCCCAGACGTTGGAAGTCTGATTGAAGTAAATCCAAGCTGGGAACGTACTGCTAGTCTGAGGTTTTCCAACACTGATGcctgaaaaaataatgaaaaaggcAGAACATTTAACTTTCTAACCACATGGACATCTTCAACACAACACAAGTTTCAACACAATATGTTTATCTCTTTTGGGAAACgggttatttattttagatatatGTACAAATCAACAAGTCACGTAGTAGAGTGTTTAACCAGGGGACTTATACTGACCTGGCTTGCTGAGCACACTGGAAAATCTTCCACTGGTGGGATCAAACCTTGTGCAATCAGTTGACCATAGGAGGGTGGTGCCTCCCTTCTTAGCAGCTCTGCCTCAACCCTTGACAGTTGGGTTTCAAATGATCTGAAAGTAGACAACAACAAATAAGGATCTCTGCGATACAAACAAGTCTAAGCCAGAAACCACTTGCTTTAATGTAAGCCACTGCATTATTAAATGGGGTTTCAAATAAAGGGTGCCTTTGTCTCAGGCGACCCTAATGATATATTAAATGAATTgtgaactgtaaaaaataaaaaaagttgctgGAAATCGTTTACACTTAACCTAAACATTGGTTCTAAAACACTAAACATACTGCAGGTGGCTTTATTTAGTATCCCATTAAATCTGAAGCTATACCCTTCCCTCCAACACTACCacataaacataaacacacaattaagacGACACCTCCCTTGTCAGTCAAACAGCAGTCATCAGTATACAGCAaatcattaaaattattattttttttaattttatttcagacATTACCAACGCAGATTAAGGACGTTGCCTGCCACAACTACATTCACTATAATGGGTACAATTTGAAAAAGGCAACCATTTTCTTCTATCCCACTACAATGCTCTTAATTTTAGAGTAGTGTGGTAATACCTGATGTCActatacatttcaaattaatgGTTAATTAATTTCTACATTATTCACTTAAACAGTCACATTTTTTCTGTCTAGCTTTATGCTCcttattcaataataaaaaaaaagttagagaaAACTATTTGTATGCCATTCTACTGTATTGACACTAGAGGGAGCGATACGCTCAACTGCGCagattacatttataattaacacattttgtgcTGTATTTGATCATTTTAGCACAATTTATAAATTTACtttgtaaatataatacaatgaAAGCTACTGCTGTGTGCAGCAGAAACGCTAAAATTAGATTTCTGAAGAAAAGTGGTTGTAGGTTGCTTAAAAAAACTGACACACAAGCAGTCCCAGAAGGAAAactcattaaaaatacacaaataaaatgatacagTAGGTTTGTTCTACCCACCTTCGCTCAAACATTCTCAACGAATAAAGTTTGCATGTGCACCCGAGTGCTATAACAAGGAGCAGACCACAGACGAGACTCCCAATAACAGCTGCGGTGATCACTCGGGTTGGGACAATCACCGGGCAGTTCTCCTCATCACTGCCATCTCCACAATCATCCTGAGAGTCGCAGACCCAGCTCTCGAACACGCACCGGTTGTTTTTGCAGTGGAAGTTGCCTGGCTGGCAGAAGAAGCAGTTCTTTTCATCAGAGCCATTGGGACAGCGGTTTTGGTAGTTGCAGCGGTCTGAGCGGAGGTAGCAGATCCCGTTCCTAGTGCATGGGAACTCATCCTTTTGGCATGTGCTGCAGTTCACCTCATCCCTCCCATTGGGGCAGTGCCAATAGCCATCGCATCGCTGCTGCTCTGTGTAACAGCCCCAGTTCCCTCCGCATGGGATCTCCCAAGGCAAGCAAAAACCTTCCACCTGGTAGGTGGCATTAAACCCACGAGCTGCATTGATCTTATCCGCATAGAAGTGAATCCGAATTTGCCCAGAGGAAGACACGACTGTAACCGGTGCCCGAGAGTCGAATGCTGTTAGGACACGCAGTAGCTTATGGGGATGCTCTTCCAGACCATCATacactttaacatagtccccatAGCCTGTACCGTCAAGCTTGAAATCCGTAAAGCGCAAAATGACCTTGCGGTGATCACCTGTGTCGATAAACCAGGTGCAGTTGCTCCCAGGTGGGTAGAAGTCAGGATAATTGGGAGAGTTGAAGGTACCGTAGAAGTTTCTGAGCCACTCCCCACAGGTTGGAACATCACAGTCAATCTCATCCCCCAAGTCTTGGCAGTCAATGTTGCCATCACACTTAAGGGATTCTGGAAGGCAAGTGTAAACTCTGGTGTAGCGTGAAAGACACTGGAACTGGTGAAATGCACAAGGCTCAAAAAAGTAGGCAGTGGTGGGGTTAGACTGCAAACATAGCTCTTCATCCGAGTTGTCTCCACATTCATCCATTGTGTTGCATTTCCAAGTCTCAGGGATGCATTTCCCATTGGCACAGTGAAACTGATCCCAGTCACAGCTGGGTTCTTCGGGTTTTCCTAAAATTTAGGAAAAAGGAGTTTATTAACTTTTCTGTTTCAGCAGCAGAACTATAATCCGCTTTTCACCATGCAAAAGATTTGGCAGCAGCATGAAAACAATGACGACAACAAGTAAAAGAGGAGAGTGTTTTGGTTAGGTCTTTATCATAGAAATACTGGCATATTAGGACACTGGTCAAAGTGAAGGTTACCGATGTGTATTTTTAAGTAAAAGAGGAGTaagtgtttttacatttattttattaattgcattcattctgttccttttcaaatgagggtaaaactaaaaagcaaaaagcaagcATCTTCTCAGTTGGCACACAGTTAGAAAAAAAGGGTACAACCAGAGTACCTCTGAGCCCCaaagaacaaacaagtaccataTTCCCTTTAAGGTATGCTTAAGATCCTTGCTGGTTCTGTACTTTTTGTACTTTTCAATGAATAAAAAGGTATCAAtttcatatgtgaaaaaaaacGTCAGTCTTACATTTGTCGTCAACAGATGGCCTAACAGCAAAATTAGGTGAAAATGGTATACGTTTTACTGAGGATGAAGTGGCAAAATTTAAAAGGTaggttaaaaaaatcaaaaaatcaaatgcaaattcataaaaagaaaaaagtttcctGGTGAAATAACATTAGAGAATATTTTAACTAACCAGCAGAGGAATGACAGGGGAATTTCATTTCTGAAAGATGTACCATTTGCCTGAAAGAGTATTAAAACTAGTAATTTCTTCCTTTTTGTGGTTAAAGATATGTTATTAATTCATATTAATTGTATTGACTCCAATATAacagtgtaaaatattaaatcatGACCTCATTTTTGacaattgttttaaaactgcGTATTGTGTTaccatattttattaatgtacaaaTTTGGTTACACTAAATAGTGTAGCACCCACAGatacatattatttaatatatatatttctttttgttttgtctcaGAAACCAACTGTCTGGCGTCATTACTTGCAGAACGTCATCAGTGGCCACTGAGGTGAAAGTGCTGCCGACTCTTGTCTCTCTTTCCTTATAATCTTTTATATAAATCCGACACTGCACTCAATGTTACAAATGAGGACctgtaacaataacaaacaggGTCCGCTAACAAAACTGTCTTAAATATATCTTGGtatcgatttttatttatttttttaaataaaacctattctgctgaaaagtttaaaaaaaaaaaaaaatgtaaattctttTCCAGTGCTGTAAAGCACATCAAAATATAACACACTAAAACAATTCCACTCTTagcaatgttttttaataaatgtattgccCTGTCAAAACTACTTCCAATTTCCTAATGCTCAAATATTCCAACCCTTTTAGCAACATATCTTTGGCAAGAAATACCTCATTGGGGTAAAAAGGAGAGTCAATGTTTTGACAGGACAATACCTTTTATAAAAACATTCCTAAGAGTAGAATTGTTTTAGTGTATCCTATTTTGGTGTGCTTTACATCACTAGGACAGATGGCTCATTCCATTTAAAgcgtttgcaaaaaaacaaaacaagcaaaaaaaaaaattaaaaaattaaaaaatcacttaTTTAATGGAAGACTACCTTAACTTGATAATCAGctaacactaacacacacaaccTCCCCAGTTGTACAGTTTCCCTCTATCAATTGGTGTTTCCAAGCTTTAACAGTACTGCATAtattcatacaaaaaaatgtattaaacagagaATGATGTAGATGGCAAAATTGTTATTATTGGACTCCCTGAAGGTTTAAGaacaataacttttaaaaaaatgtattccttagATTAAAGGTGCACAATCAAACTTATCACAGGCCGGGATGAAcatggattttcatgttcggatattcactcaatttaaatattcgttcgcttttattcaaaaagtaataaaagccattatattgctctgaacgcaggaagagacagcatagcagcaggggcagggggcgtggcctgTGTGTATGCCTTTACTTTACAGCAaaaccttacaatatgtaacatgttaaaataaaaaaatatcacaggagtaaagaatatgttgtgtagaacttactttaccccagtgaattaattacaaaacccaaaggatgccaaacagcacttcaagttaaatgttgttttgtttattcctgaaataaatagtacataaagttgacgcattttatttatttttttcattccccttgccattgccgtttcttcacaatTATCTGTTGCCATcgacacatttttataaagtaataacatcaggtttacttgtgcctttatgtagctgaacaagcaaaagagaactgaaatttaactttaaccacttcaaaaaaactaaaacgtggaaatggcgttggaaagtgaaggggaaaaaactcactgttttggttctcgtttttacattccacataaaaGTCACAGCAAAATATACAGTcgatataaaaatcactacacaacatttttagAAAGAtgggtactgtttaagcgaggcatttcagtcTCATGAGATTCTGGCTCGATCTAAAGAGGCACAATGcattttttgtcccagatggctttccatagagattacTATGGGTGCAcacgcataatctggtttgttaagtttttgctgtctaaaacattttaaataaaggctgaagagctgctgtgttgattatgtgtgtgtgtgattattattatttttttttatatactgtatatagatattaaatctcacatatcacacagagctctttttcatttgaaactgTCGCATAAATTCCGGTGAAacagaatacatgtcaaaaaatgttAGGaatgcaacaaagggtacattttgaccttcgaaggttcggaacgcattactgaaggaaggtttgaaccttcgatggtcctcatttgcataatttactggtggaCGTCACCATAGCTATTAGTTTATAATTGATTGAAAATCCTACTATTTTACagataatccatataaatggaataaaacaaacatgtagtttaaaaatacactatATTAGAACAGTAATCAACACTAATAACAcgaacttacgcttgtcaagtgaccccagagatacctccatgatacgagtcgcTTGCAGTTTGCATTCAACAGCAGACAGCACAggggtttcaagacatttctttcaatacagcttacgccagtggtgcacaactcggtgctggagggccggtgtccctgaaGGTTTTTATTCCACCTGCACCTTacagtactttattggacctaattagaagcttaattggtccaattaactaatttagggtatggttagaacaaaaaccagattgacaccagccctccatgacctgagttgtgcaccactggctTATGCTATACAActctttgctgtcgagatggcgaatgaagaaattaaacatttgcttctggataacacgagctggagggggaGGGGTGGACGGTGCTCAgatttcgaaattaaaattattagtgttatcgtatattttgtatgtttcaaacatattctaccatagcatttctcttacactgtcttgtacaccccgtattcaatacatattttactgacgCACTACATACACTATAGGTACCTCctcagtgctttggatactataccccgCACCATACACGGCAGCggcgccatatagagttgctacatataatgatttggtagcggattttaatacaacaacttttgtttaagtaacatGCACGATACAAACCGAAAGATCAaattttgcatttacagtattcacacattgttaaACAGTTTCTGTCaactggcaaaaaataaataaatcggtgcGGCAACGGCGTCTgacgaaccttcaaaggtttaaatgaatcttcgaatccctggctagcAAATGAACCTTCGAGCCTTTGAATCTAGCcctaaaaaatatttgttcgaatattctgctatttgtcccagcatt
This Polyodon spathula isolate WHYD16114869_AA chromosome 3, ASM1765450v1, whole genome shotgun sequence DNA region includes the following protein-coding sequences:
- the LOC121313262 gene encoding low-density lipoprotein receptor-related protein 12-like encodes the protein MACSLVSNTFALLVGKYVHFIISFSLLGNVVQAEHNENVYVSGISSACGDVPEQIRAPSGIITSPGWPFEYPDRINCSWYIRTNPGEIITVSFQDFEIQSTHRCSSDWISIGTYKNLDGYRACGSSIPAPYISSQDHLWIKFHSDDNETGKGFRISYITGKPEEPSCDWDQFHCANGKCIPETWKCNTMDECGDNSDEELCLQSNPTTAYFFEPCAFHQFQCLSRYTRVYTCLPESLKCDGNIDCQDLGDEIDCDVPTCGEWLRNFYGTFNSPNYPDFYPPGSNCTWFIDTGDHRKVILRFTDFKLDGTGYGDYVKVYDGLEEHPHKLLRVLTAFDSRAPVTVVSSSGQIRIHFYADKINAARGFNATYQVEGFCLPWEIPCGGNWGCYTEQQRCDGYWHCPNGRDEVNCSTCQKDEFPCTRNGICYLRSDRCNYQNRCPNGSDEKNCFFCQPGNFHCKNNRCVFESWVCDSQDDCGDGSDEENCPVIVPTRVITAAVIGSLVCGLLLVIALGCTCKLYSLRMFERRSFETQLSRVEAELLRREAPPSYGQLIAQGLIPPVEDFPVCSASQASVLENLRLAVRSQLGFTSIRLPTSGRSRNIWRRLFSFTGSQRSGSLALVSGDAEDGTAENCTAREPDRTGAHRSLLPLDSDDTDAESERRDIPGAFGGVSALLPQKTPSATAVVTVSPSQSATAQQASRNNTGNTREVGTVEPPTVGPGRQQLTNAFSRMTQSLRWVRFSLGRSCSTNQNQSPLRQLDHGNGGRDEDDDVELLIPVSDAASDIDLNDCSRPLLELASEQHGQGPFHPHAASLHRARPPSRDGPCEHCGMVHTAQIPDACLEATVKSEMSDDEALLLC